A single window of Nicotiana sylvestris chromosome 3, ASM39365v2, whole genome shotgun sequence DNA harbors:
- the LOC104220989 gene encoding PHD finger protein ALFIN-LIKE 2-like: MASNSSSHSPRTVEEIFKDFSARHAAVLRALTADVEEFFSQCDPERDNLCLYGHSNETWEVAVPAEEVPPELPEPVLGINFARDGMERRDWLSLVAMHTDSWLLSVAFYFGARLNRNERSRLFTLINDLPTVFEVVTGRKPLKDKPSVDSGKKSKNNTKREKQVKANQRLREESDDEDEGNEDEHEETLCGSCGTNGNADEFWIGCDICERWYHGKCVKITPAKAQSIKEYRCPSCSNKKARHMG, translated from the exons ATGGCTTCCAACTCTTCCTCCCATAGCCCTCGCACCGTCGAAGAGATCTTCAAAGACTTCTCCGCCCGTCACGCCGCCGTCCTCCGTGCCCTCACTGCCG ATGTGGAGGAATTTTTCTCACAGTGCGATCCAGAGAGAGACAATTTGTGTTTGTATGGACATTCAAATGAGACTTGGGAAGTTGCAGTGCCAGCGGAGGAAGTTCCGCCAGAGTTACCGGAGCCGGTGTTAGGTATCAATTTTGCAAGGGATGGGATGGAGCGGAGAGACTGGTTGTCATTGGTTGCTATGCACACCGATTCGTGGCTGCTCTCTGTCGCTTTCTATTTCGGTGCTCGCCTTAATCGCAACGAAAG GAGTCGTCTGTTTACCCTGATAAATGATCTGCCAACTGTCTTTGAAGTCGTGACAGGGAGGAAGCCTTTGAAGGACAAACCTAGTGTTGATAgtggaaagaaatcaaagaataACACAAAG AGAGAAAAACAAGTTAAAGCAAATCAAAGGCTACGTGAGGAGagtgatgatgaggatgaagggAATGAAGACGAGCATGAAGAAACTCTATGTGGAAGTTGTGGAACAAATGGCAATGCAGATGAGTTCTGGATTGGCTGTGATATTTGTGAAAGGTGGTATCATGGCAAGTGCGTGAAAATAACGCCTGCAAAGGCTCAAAGTATCAAGGAATACAGATGTCCCTCTTGCAGCAATAAGAAGGCAAGACATATGGGTTGA